A single region of the Granulicella aggregans genome encodes:
- a CDS encoding CpaF family protein, producing the protein MNHDPNHDLDLLISFLQPIKELLLDDSVSEIMGNPNGQWWFERKGRLEHAEIVFDAKALRTGLEVIANKLSRRLDEAHPLLNAQLPDGSRLAAVLPPVVRPNPAVTIRKFSKARFTIADLIQTGAMTPEIGTTLSGYIEAGKTMLISGGTGSGKTTLLNALADYIPEEERIVVIEDTSELRIGKPNLLASECQTESHTGTVSFNDLLKAALRWRPDRIILGEVRGEEARTLLDSFNTGHAGSMATIHASSAVKALRRFGELAMRSHQQSNRDDISAEIAETVQIVAQVGRFATGRKVSEIIAVRGYDRNTKQFIYDTIFDRAGDLATDRDVPAIHPIISTSNKRENVHAIA; encoded by the coding sequence ATGAATCACGACCCAAATCATGATTTAGACCTCCTCATATCGTTTCTGCAGCCCATCAAGGAATTGCTGCTTGATGACTCTGTGAGCGAGATTATGGGCAATCCGAACGGGCAGTGGTGGTTCGAGCGCAAGGGCAGGTTGGAGCACGCGGAGATCGTCTTCGATGCGAAGGCGCTCCGCACCGGCCTTGAGGTGATTGCGAACAAGTTGAGCCGCAGGTTGGATGAGGCGCACCCGCTCTTGAATGCCCAACTGCCGGACGGTAGCCGCCTCGCGGCGGTTCTCCCGCCCGTCGTGCGGCCCAACCCCGCCGTCACCATTCGGAAGTTCTCCAAGGCCCGCTTCACCATCGCAGACCTCATTCAGACTGGCGCGATGACACCGGAGATAGGCACGACTCTCAGCGGCTATATCGAGGCCGGAAAGACGATGCTGATTAGCGGCGGAACTGGCAGTGGAAAGACGACACTGCTCAACGCGCTCGCCGATTACATCCCCGAGGAAGAGCGCATTGTGGTGATTGAAGACACGTCGGAGCTGCGTATCGGCAAGCCGAATTTGCTGGCGTCCGAATGCCAGACGGAATCGCACACCGGAACGGTGAGCTTCAATGATCTATTGAAGGCCGCATTGCGGTGGAGACCCGACCGCATCATCCTCGGCGAGGTGCGCGGTGAAGAAGCCCGCACCCTGCTCGATTCGTTCAATACGGGCCATGCAGGTTCGATGGCGACGATTCACGCCAGCTCTGCGGTGAAAGCCCTTCGCCGGTTCGGTGAACTGGCGATGCGTTCGCACCAGCAATCGAACCGCGACGACATATCGGCGGAGATTGCCGAGACAGTTCAGATCGTCGCCCAGGTGGGGAGATTCGCCACCGGTCGCAAGGTGAGCGAGATTATCGCCGTGCGTGGATATGACCGCAACACCAAACAGTTTATATACGACACCATCTTTGACCGTGCGGGGGATCTCGCAACAGATCGCGATGTTCCGGCAATTCACCCAATCATTTCAACCAGCAACAAGAGGGAGAACGTCCATGCCATTGCTTGA
- a CDS encoding type IV secretion system protein produces the protein MPVQETKSPEITRAAERYLEQYGDPLVMNTYLKITILVLCVVCLMLGALTFKSQKALAGMKPLVIRIDDVGHADAIDYRNYEYKPQEAENKYYLSRWANLYFQRNRYTIERDQTQALYFLNSDVQQAVIRQEQLTKTIATFQQDSTLPYVDINIKSVVLDDLRQSPYSARIEFEKVYTNANDHTEIKTERWTASVTYVFADHVENNALAFNPLGLTIVRYRADQAFD, from the coding sequence ATGCCAGTTCAAGAGACGAAATCGCCCGAGATCACCCGCGCAGCCGAACGCTATCTTGAGCAGTACGGCGACCCGCTTGTGATGAACACCTATCTGAAGATCACGATTCTCGTATTGTGCGTCGTCTGCCTGATGCTGGGCGCGCTGACCTTCAAGAGCCAGAAGGCGCTTGCCGGCATGAAGCCGCTCGTCATCCGCATCGACGACGTGGGCCACGCCGACGCCATCGACTACCGCAATTACGAGTACAAGCCGCAGGAGGCAGAGAACAAATATTACCTCTCTCGGTGGGCCAACCTGTACTTCCAGCGCAACCGATACACCATCGAGCGCGACCAGACGCAGGCGCTTTACTTCCTCAACTCGGATGTCCAGCAGGCCGTCATCCGGCAGGAGCAGTTGACCAAAACGATTGCGACGTTCCAGCAGGACAGCACGCTTCCGTATGTCGATATCAACATCAAGAGCGTTGTCCTCGATGACCTCCGGCAGTCGCCCTATTCCGCCCGTATCGAGTTCGAGAAGGTGTACACCAACGCCAACGACCATACGGAGATCAAGACGGAGCGGTGGACGGCCAGCGTGACCTATGTCTTTGCCGACCACGTAGAGAACAACGCGCTCGCCTTCAATCCGCTTGGACTCACTATCGTTCGCTACCGCGCCGACCAGGCATTCGACTAG
- a CDS encoding type IV secretion system protein — protein sequence MSPNVDAIGLRMVLSLATIMMVWFGVQEALASSRGGPGFDMAKFLNFFMLLSFAYMFVKYYDSSIPGIGYSLKGFISQGTTSLAQTIGQDGIQSMFQSIDAALAKSGPGMAMFTAPYMLFAYISTQVGLTVLSAIATVILAYGAVAGTIIGLLGPIFIPFLVVEKLEFLFWGWFKAYLSFAFYKVVAAATMSVLGHLFISYYANLTDFTNPINLVKNLPLLIVLVIVNVFLILKIPAITASIFSGSSSGHDAGMGAVTGAVTSAVMG from the coding sequence ATGTCCCCCAATGTCGATGCGATCGGGCTTCGCATGGTCCTTTCGCTGGCAACGATCATGATGGTCTGGTTCGGCGTGCAGGAAGCCCTTGCATCCTCACGCGGCGGCCCAGGCTTCGACATGGCGAAGTTCCTCAACTTCTTCATGCTGCTCAGCTTCGCCTATATGTTCGTGAAGTATTACGACAGCAGCATTCCCGGCATCGGGTACTCCCTCAAAGGTTTCATCAGTCAAGGCACGACCAGCCTCGCTCAGACCATCGGACAGGACGGAATTCAGTCGATGTTCCAGTCGATCGACGCAGCTTTGGCGAAGTCCGGTCCCGGCATGGCGATGTTCACGGCACCCTATATGCTATTCGCCTATATCAGTACCCAGGTCGGACTCACAGTGCTTTCCGCTATCGCCACTGTGATCCTGGCCTATGGTGCAGTTGCGGGAACGATCATTGGACTTCTTGGCCCAATCTTCATTCCCTTCCTAGTCGTTGAGAAACTGGAGTTTCTCTTCTGGGGCTGGTTCAAGGCGTACCTGAGCTTCGCCTTCTACAAGGTGGTTGCTGCCGCAACGATGAGTGTTCTAGGACACCTGTTCATTAGCTATTACGCTAATCTGACCGACTTTACCAATCCGATCAATCTCGTCAAGAATCTTCCGTTGCTGATCGTGCTTGTCATCGTCAACGTCTTCCTCATTCTCAAGATTCCTGCGATTACAGCCTCCATCTTCTCTGGCAGCAGCAGTGGACATGACGCGGGCATGGGCGCAGTTACGGGTGCCGTTACTTCAGCAGTGATGGGTTAA
- a CDS encoding TrbI/VirB10 family protein gives MADTITAAADPKLTDHTPQPKGVLQKNLKMFLYMGAVLLLIMATVISSRKKAPTDAEKAKAAGPQPYVQDNTATNVDALQHQLGADKLKAQQDAQVAAASGNRAASGTGAQEAAASGFGPDGRPLSPAGANTSNGTQANGQPQLTPSQQAGEQLAATEKERADTARFSSNIAYASSPETPAPQNQSPQPSTAQNPYAATLQPSQPAGLTAPRVAGEPRPSGDQFPATDYKRPTEVNIDAATGQPYVIYEGLTLDTVLMNRLDGDAVGPVKVLVSNPVYSHDHQHILIPEGTIVLGEARKIGSAGFGQQRRISVAFHRLLMPDGYSVDLDQFHGLDQIGEEGLKDQVNNHYLQIFGTSIALGVISGASQLSQGGSNLNSSGSQSFTNGAASSVSQSATTILDKFIQIPPTLTIREGHRVKVYFTQDMLLPAYENHRIAQSF, from the coding sequence ATGGCCGATACCATCACCGCAGCAGCAGACCCGAAGCTTACAGACCACACGCCGCAGCCCAAAGGCGTCTTGCAGAAGAACCTCAAGATGTTTCTCTACATGGGGGCGGTACTGCTGCTGATTATGGCGACTGTCATCAGCTCCCGGAAGAAGGCTCCCACGGACGCGGAGAAGGCTAAGGCTGCGGGACCGCAGCCCTACGTCCAGGACAACACGGCAACGAACGTGGATGCGCTACAGCATCAGCTTGGGGCCGATAAGCTAAAGGCACAGCAGGACGCTCAGGTGGCAGCCGCATCCGGCAATCGAGCGGCAAGCGGTACAGGGGCGCAGGAGGCGGCAGCGTCGGGTTTCGGACCGGATGGCCGTCCCCTGTCACCGGCAGGCGCTAACACGTCCAACGGCACCCAGGCGAACGGCCAACCCCAGCTCACACCCTCGCAGCAGGCGGGAGAGCAGCTTGCCGCTACCGAGAAGGAGCGGGCGGATACGGCCCGGTTTTCGTCGAACATCGCCTATGCGAGTTCGCCGGAGACTCCGGCACCGCAGAACCAGTCGCCACAGCCATCGACAGCGCAAAACCCTTACGCCGCCACGTTGCAACCTAGTCAGCCGGCCGGGTTAACCGCTCCCCGCGTCGCGGGAGAGCCAAGGCCATCGGGGGACCAGTTCCCGGCGACCGACTATAAGCGTCCGACCGAGGTTAACATCGACGCCGCCACCGGCCAGCCCTATGTGATCTACGAAGGACTGACTCTCGACACGGTACTTATGAACCGTTTGGACGGTGACGCCGTGGGGCCGGTGAAGGTTCTTGTGTCGAATCCCGTGTATTCCCACGACCATCAGCACATACTCATACCAGAAGGAACGATCGTGCTGGGCGAGGCCCGCAAGATCGGCAGTGCCGGGTTCGGGCAGCAGCGCCGGATTTCCGTTGCCTTTCATCGTCTGCTTATGCCGGACGGATACAGCGTGGACTTGGATCAATTCCACGGTCTCGACCAGATCGGAGAAGAGGGACTCAAGGACCAGGTCAACAATCACTATCTCCAAATCTTCGGAACGTCGATTGCACTCGGCGTCATCTCCGGTGCCTCTCAACTCAGCCAGGGCGGATCGAATCTCAACAGCTCCGGTTCACAGTCCTTCACCAACGGTGCAGCGTCGAGCGTGTCGCAATCGGCTACGACGATTCTCGACAAGTTCATTCAGATTCCACCAACGCTCACAATCCGGGAAGGGCACCGCGTGAAGGTTTATTTCACACAAGACATGCTCTTGCCGGCCTATGAGAATCACCGTATCGCGCAGTCGTTTTAA